The Candidatus Eremiobacteraceae bacterium region TTGTCGATGCCATGGTGGACGGCTTCGAACAAACGAAGGGCCATCTCGCGGACAGACTGGTCGCTGCATTGAGCGCTGGCCAAGCCGCAGGCGGCGACCGGCGCGGCCAGCAAAGCGCGGCGCTCTATATCGCCAAACCGGCGGGGGGCTACAGCGGTTTCAACGATCGCTACGTCGATCTTAGAGTCGACGACCACTCGCGACCGATCGACGAACTGGCGCGCATCCTCGAGATGCACAAGCTCTATAGTTTCAAGCCCTTGCCGCACGAGATTATCCCGATCGATGATGCGCTCGGAGCCGAGATCGCGGCTCTGCTCGCCAACGCTGGCGAGCTGCCCAAAGGCGTTGCGTTCGACGCCAAAGCGCGCGAGGTCTTGGTCGCGTTCATGCATCGCGAGAATCTCGAAAACCGCGTGCGCGACGACGGCTGTATCGATCTCCAGACCCTTGATTATCTGCGCGCCCTGCGCGCGCGATGAGCCCCATAACCCGCGAATGGATCCGCGGGCTGCCCAAACCCGAGCTCCACGTGCATCTCGAAGGCACCATCTCGCCTGAAGCGTACGTGCGCATCGCCAAGCGCAACGGCATCGAGCCCAACGAGGATCCCGCCGCGATGTTCAAATGTACGGACTTCGAGTCGTTCTTGCGCGCGTTTCTCAAAGTCGTCCGCGTGCTGAGGCAGCCGCAAGATTTCGCCGAAATAACATACGACTATCTCAAATCGGCCGCGGCCGATGGCGTGCGTCATGTCGAGCTTTTTCTATCGCCGGCGACGCAACGCAAGTTCGTACCGGACCTGAATCTCGAACACCTCGTTCACGCCGTTGCCGAAGCGTGCGGACGTGCCGAAAGCAATTTCGGCATGTCGTCGCTGCTGCTTTTCGACATGGTGCGCAACCTTGGTGAGGGCGACGCCTTTGAAGATCTCGAGCTAGCCCAACGTTGCAGGGGCTATCGCGTCGTCGGCGTCGGTCTGGGCGGCGACGAACGTAACTTCCCAGCGCGCGACTTTCAAGCCGCGTTCGCCAAAGCAGAAGAGCTGGGCTTGCACCGAACCGTACACGCGGGCGAGGCCGCCGGACCCGAGAGCATCAAAGACGCGGTCGAGCTGCTCCACGCCGAGCGTATCGGCCACGGCGTGAGCGCTCGTGGGGACAAGGCGACGATGGAACTGCTGCGCGCCAACTCGGTCGCCATCGACGCCTGCCCGACCAGCAACGTCGTCACCGGCGCCGTGCGCCACATCAAGGCGCACCCGCTCTACGAGTTCCTCAGCGAAGGGCTGCTCGTCACGCTGAGCTCGGATGATCCGGCGTTTTTCGGCGCGTCGCTGGTGGACGAATACGTCGAGCTGGCGGACCAAGGCTTCCCGCAGATCGAGCTCGTCAACCTTGCCCGGAACGGTTTCAAAGCATCGTTCGCTCCAGCGCAGCTGAAGCGAACGTGGCTTGGGGAGATCGACCGGTACGTTACTTCGGAATGATGCGGTAGGCGGCGACCTGTCCGTTGGCGTGCAGCCGCAGCTCCACCGTCATGTCGCCCTTGCTGAACTTCGCGTCGTACACGTAACGGCGCGTGTCGTCGTCGCTCTTGGTCGCGCTCAGCCCTTGGAAGTCGCCGAGCGAGTGCATCTTGTCGGAGATCATCGCGACTTGCGTGCGCGTCGCCTGGCCCTTGAGCGTGTCGTCGAAGTTCGCGATGACGCCATTGTAGTCGTTATTGTACAGGGCCTGCGCGATCGCCGTCGCCGTGTCTTGCGGGCTTGAGTTGTGCTGCGACTGGCTGCATGCCACCAGGCCTGCGGCCAGCACGCATGCGATGATCAGTCGGCTATACGCGATCAAAAGGTGCCCCATCCGTACGCGACCATCTGGGAGTTCACGGGTGTGGCCGGCGTCTGGACCGCTACGACCGGCTTTGCCGCCACGAAATTCGAGCCGGCCGGACTGATCGCGGCGACCGCTGCGTTCAGCTTGCTGATCTGTTGCTGCTGGATCGCCACTTCTTTCTTCAGCTCGCTGGCGACGATTGTCTCATGTTGATAGGCCGTCTTGTACTGCTGCGCGGCCGCCTGCGCGTTGTCGCGCTGCTCGGCCAGCGCCGCTTGCTGCTGCGCATCCTGTGCGTATTTCTCATGCACCTTTTTGTTGTGGTTGATGACGATCAGCGTGGCTGCGGCCGCAGCGGCTCCGCCGATCAAGATATTGCGAGTGCTGGCGGCGCCGTCTGCGAGCGCCATCGGTTTAGGCGCAAACGCGAGCAGCAACGCGCCGATCAGGCCGGCCGCGATGAGTCTGGTGTGTTTCATATATTCATACCCCCACGTATACAACGTGTCCAAGCGCTAGCAACGTTCCTCCAGCTTCCTTGTACCCTCGGTTCTCCGGTACAACGCTCGGGGGACCCTCAGCCCAGCCTGAGGCCGAAGGATAAGCTCGCCTGAGCCGTTGAATTAGGCTAGGCTAACATGCCCACGCAACGCGCGCTCAACTCCGCCCTCAAGACTCCCCTGGTCGAGCCGCTCGACGAGCCTGAGGTCAGTCCCAACGTCGAGATGTACCTCAAGACGATCGTGCGCCTCAAGCGGGACGGCGAGCCCGTCTCGACCTCGGCGATTGCCGCCGAGCTCTCCGTCTCCGCCGCGTCCGCATCCGCGATGCTCAAGAAGCTCGACGCCGACGGCTACGTCAAGCACGACGGACGCCACGGCGTGTTCCCGACGCCAGCCGGCGCGAAGATCGGCGCCCTCACGTTGCGCCGCCAGCGTTTGGCCGAGCGACTGCTGGTCGATCATCTCGGCATCCCATGGGAGTTCGCCTACGCGGAGGCATGCCGCCTCGAGCACGCGATCTCGCCGCTGGTCGAACGTCATCTCTATCGCTTTACGGGCGAGCCGACGACCTGTCCGCACGGCCACGCGATTCCACGCGAAGACGGCTCGCTGTGGGACCATGATGACGTGGTCGACCTCGTCGAGCTGCCGGTCGGCGTGAGCGCCAAGGTGCTCGAGGTCAAGCACGATATGCCCGAGCTGCTCAGGTATCTCGCGCAGATCGGCTTGCGGCCGGGCACAGCGGTAGTCGTCGAGAAATTCGAGCGCGCCGTCGGGCTGCTGAACCTGCGCGTCAACGGCAAGACCCATTCGGTGAGCACGCAGCTCGCCGGCGCGATCACCGTCAAACATCCGCACCCGAAAGCCTCGAAAGGCAAGTAAAGCTGAAGCCCGCCGCAAGACCCGCGCGACGCGCGCTAGCCGCCGCCGCCATCATCGCCAGCGCACTCATCAGCGCCGCCGCGTGGATCGGCGCCGCGGCCCAACCGGCTCGCGCCGACACGCTCGAGCAAGCACCGCCCGGCCCCGTCGCCGCCGACGTTGCGCCCGCCATCGTCGCCAAAGCCGAAGCCGACGCCCAAGCCGACTACGCGCTCTTGCCGGCGCTGCCGCCGCTGCTAAGCGGTCAGATCAAGACCATCAATCTCATCGCCGAAGTCAAACCGTGGACGCCCGCGCCCGGCGTGAAGGTCGACGCATGGACCTATAACGGTACCGTCCCCGGCCCCACCATCCACGTGCGCCAGGGCGACACGCTGCGCGTCGTCTTCACAAACCATCTCCCCGCGCCCACGACCGTCCACTGGCATGGCATGAACGTGCCGGCCGCCATGGACGGCACGCCGGGATTCAGTCAAGCACCGGTGCAGCCCGGCCAAAGCTTCGTCTACCAGTTCGTCGTGCAGCAGCCGGGCACGTACATCTACCACACGCACGTCGACGACCTCAACCAGCTCGACCGCGGCTTGTATGGCGCCGTCGTCGTCGAGCCGCGCGCTCCGGAGCCGGGCCCAAAGGCCGATCGCGACTACTTGATGCTCATCTCGTCGTGGATGATCCACAGCACGAGCGAGAACTATTTCAGCATCAACGGCAAGAGCTATCCGCTGGGCAAGCCGTTCATGGTCACGCAGGGCCAGCGCATCCGCATCCGCGAGATCGAAATCAGCGGCACC contains the following coding sequences:
- the add gene encoding adenosine deaminase; protein product: MSPITREWIRGLPKPELHVHLEGTISPEAYVRIAKRNGIEPNEDPAAMFKCTDFESFLRAFLKVVRVLRQPQDFAEITYDYLKSAAADGVRHVELFLSPATQRKFVPDLNLEHLVHAVAEACGRAESNFGMSSLLLFDMVRNLGEGDAFEDLELAQRCRGYRVVGVGLGGDERNFPARDFQAAFAKAEELGLHRTVHAGEAAGPESIKDAVELLHAERIGHGVSARGDKATMELLRANSVAIDACPTSNVVTGAVRHIKAHPLYEFLSEGLLVTLSSDDPAFFGASLVDEYVELADQGFPQIELVNLARNGFKASFAPAQLKRTWLGEIDRYVTSE
- a CDS encoding multicopper oxidase domain-containing protein; this translates as MPALPPLLSGQIKTINLIAEVKPWTPAPGVKVDAWTYNGTVPGPTIHVRQGDTLRVVFTNHLPAPTTVHWHGMNVPAAMDGTPGFSQAPVQPGQSFVYQFVVQQPGTYIYHTHVDDLNQLDRGLYGAVVVEPRAPEPGPKADRDYLMLISSWMIHSTSENYFSINGKSYPLGKPFMVTQGQRIRIREIEISGTEFHTMHTHGHHFQVVAVDGQPVAPASRQMMDTITLGPGETRDI
- a CDS encoding DUF1028 domain-containing protein; its protein translation is MLRPSTFSIVAFDPAANELGVAVESKFLAVGSAVPWAEAGVGAIATQSWANTSYGPRGLDLMRKGATPQETINALIADDEHADERQVGIVDAHGRSATYTGAKCKDWASGTNGINYAAQGNILAGPKVVDAMVDGFEQTKGHLADRLVAALSAGQAAGGDRRGQQSAALYIAKPAGGYSGFNDRYVDLRVDDHSRPIDELARILEMHKLYSFKPLPHEIIPIDDALGAEIAALLANAGELPKGVAFDAKAREVLVAFMHRENLENRVRDDGCIDLQTLDYLRALRAR
- a CDS encoding metal-dependent transcriptional regulator, which produces MPTQRALNSALKTPLVEPLDEPEVSPNVEMYLKTIVRLKRDGEPVSTSAIAAELSVSAASASAMLKKLDADGYVKHDGRHGVFPTPAGAKIGALTLRRQRLAERLLVDHLGIPWEFAYAEACRLEHAISPLVERHLYRFTGEPTTCPHGHAIPREDGSLWDHDDVVDLVELPVGVSAKVLEVKHDMPELLRYLAQIGLRPGTAVVVEKFERAVGLLNLRVNGKTHSVSTQLAGAITVKHPHPKASKGK